Below is a genomic region from Nitrospira sp..
CCTATCGGCTCCCGGCGCGCAGGACCGACAACCGTCCGCTGAAATCGGGAAAGGACGTCTCGATACAGTCCGTGTCATCGATCGTCGTCTCGGCCTCAGCCGTGAGGCCGGCAATGGCCAGCGACATCGCCACACGGTGGTCGCCGTAACTCCGCCCTCGGGCCGCCGCAAGCCGACCGTTTTCACCCGTCCGCCCGATCCCCTGGATCATCACGCCGTCGGGCCGCTCCGTAATTCTGGCCCCCATGCGGCGTAACTCCTCCGCCATCGCGGCGATTCGATCGCTCTCCTTCACGCGCAGCTCTTCGGCTCCGGTAATGATCGTTTCCCCATCTGCCACGGCGGCCGCCACGAACAGAATCGGAAACTCATCGATCGTTTGAGGGATCGATTCCGGTCCGATCGTCACCCCGCGCAACGGTGCCGCCTTCACTCGGATGTCCGCAACCGGTTCACCGGCTTCCTCTCTCGGCCGCAGCAACTGGATGTCGGCACCCATGCGGGTGAGAATCTCCAAGATCCCGGACCTGGTTGGATTCACTCCGATCCCGGTGAACAGCACATCCGACCCCGGAACGATGCTCGCACCGACGATGAAAAACGCCGCCGCGGACAGATCGCCCGGCACGGTGAGGACCGGGACCGCGGCCCATCCCACCGACGGACGTCCCTCCATGATCAGCGTCGTGCCCTCTTGCGTGAGCGGAACACCGAAAAACCGGCACATGCGCTCCGTATGGTCTCGGGAGAGTCTCGGCTCCGTAATCCGCGTCGTCCCTCGCGCAAACAGGGCGGCAAGCAGCAGCGAAGACTTGACCTGGGCGCTCGCGACCGGCGAGGCATACGTGATGCCTCTCAGCTTGCCTCCCGTGACCGCCAAAGGCGCCAGCTCTCCGCCCTTTCGACCTGCGATCGTGGCGCCCATATCGCGCAGCGGCTTGACGATGCGTCCCATCGGACGTCGTCGGACCGATGCATCGCCCGTCAGCACCGTAAAGAAATCCTGCCCGGCCAGCAGACCGGCCAGCAGACGAATCCCGGTCCCCGAATTCCCGCAATTGATGACGCCGCCCGGTTCGGTCAAACCCCAGAACCCCTTGCCATGTACCTGAAGCGTCTCCGCCGTCTCCTCGATCTTGACCCCGAGCGACTGCAGGGCTCGCATGGTATTGAGACAATCCTCACCGCGGCAATAGTCTCGAATCGTACCCGTGCCCTCGGCCAACGCGGTCAGAATGATCGCACGATGTGTGATCGACTTGTCCCCCGGTACAGTGATCGTGCCTCGGAGCGGAGGACCTGCTTTGACCGTGAGCGTCGTCATTGGGACGGAGTCACGGCGCTGGGAGCCGGGAAACGCTCCCGCTCCTGCTTGGCCCGTTCCAGTGTCTTCTCGATGCCGGCGGCATCGCCCGCGCGAATCAGCGCTTTCAACCGTCCCAAGGCATCCTCATAGCGTTCAATGAATGTGACGATGTTCTCGCGATTCCAGAGAAAAATGTCCCGCCACATCTCCGGGGAACTCGCGGCGATTCGCGTCGTATCCCTCAACCCGCCCCCGGAATGACCGGCAAGATCGAGCCCCGGCACTCGGCTCCGAATCTCGACCAAGGCATCCATCAAGGCAAACGCCGCGACGTGCGGCAGATGGCTGACCGCGCCGAGGATTTGATCGTGCAGATGTGGGTCCATAGTCAAAACAGTGGCGCCGGTCTCCTGCCACATGGCCTTGATCTGCTCCAGCGCCTGCTGGTCCGTCCTGGACGTCGGGGTCAGAATGCACCGGGCTCCTGTGAACAGACGATCGGACCCGGCCGCGACCCCGGTCTTCTCTTTGCCTGCGATCGGATGCGCGCCCACGAAACGGACGCCCTGCGGCAAAACTCGCTCCGCCTGTTCCACCAGAGATCCCTTGACGCTGCCCACATCGGTCACAATGGCGTTCGGCTTGAGGCAGAGGGCCCACTCAGACAGATGCCGCTCATACGTATCGACAGGCGTGGCCAAGACGACCACGTCGGCCTCTGCAACCCCGTCCTTCGGATCGACGACGTAGCGATCGATGGCCCCCATCTGAACGGCGGTCTTGAGATTCTCGACGCGCCGGCCGACGCCGACGACGCTCCCGGCCAATCCTTTCCTCCGAAGGATCATGCCCAAAGATCCGCCGATCAATCCCACTCCGATGATCGCAACCTGTGAAAAATGAAGCGCCATGGACCAACGGGCGAGGCCTGGACAGGCTCTCGGCTCCGATCCCTCCCTTACAACTCGCGGCCGACCGCAACGGCGATTTTACGCATGTCCTGCATCAACTCCTTGAACTTGGTCGGCTTGATCGACTCCTCCCCGTCGCACAGCGCGCACTCCGGATTGGAGTGTACCTCGATGAGGATTCCGTCGGCACCAGCCGCTACGGCAGCCTTGGACATCGGGGCCACGAGATTCCATTTGCCCGTCGCGTGGCTCGGATCGACGATGACCGGCAGATGCGACAATTCCTTCAGGGTCGGAATCGCGGCCAGGTCAAGCGTGTTGCGGTATTGGGTCTCGAATGTTCTGATGCCGCGTTCGCACAGCATGACATTGCGGTTGCCGCGCGACATGATGTATTCGGCCGACAAGAGAAACTCCTTAATCGTCGCCGACAGGCCGCGTTTCAGCAGCACCGGCTTATCGTAGGCTCCGACTTCCTTCAGCAACTCGAAATTCTGCATGTTCCTGGCGCCGATCTGAATGATATCGGCCTTTTCCAGAAAGAGTTCGATGTCCCTGGTATCCAAGATCTCGCTCACGACCGGCAGCCCCGTCTGTTTCCGCGCTTCGATCAAGTAGTCCAGTCCCTCGCGACCCAAGCCCTGGAACGAATACGGCGACGTCCGCGGCTTGTAGGCACCGCCGCGCAAGATGCCGGCGCCGGCGGCCTTCACCTCGTGCGCGATCCCGACCGTCAACTCAAGGCGTTCCACCGCGCAAGGCCCCGCCATAATCGCCAGCTTGTTGCCGCCGATTTTGACGCCGCCCACGTCGATCACGGTACCGTCCTTCTTGAACTCCCGGCTCACGAGCTTCCAGGGCGCCAGAATGGGCAGCACGCTTTCAACACCGGGCAGCGCCGTCAGCGGTTGATTCTGCAGAATCCGGTCGTCGCCGATCACACCGATGATGGTCCGCTCTTGTCCGGTCGACAATTGCGATTTCAGCCCCAGTTCCCGAAGCCGATCGACAATGTGATCGACCTCGCGTTCCGATGCGTCAGGCCTCAAGACGATGATCATAGTTCCCCCACATGTTAATCAATCCGTCTTCAAGACACGTGCGAGCGCGCTCAGGAATATCTGGTTTTCTTCCGCTTGTCCGACGGTCACACGCAGCATGCGCCCCTCAATGTGACGCACGATCACGCCTTTCCGCAGCAGGGCCTCAAAGATCCGGCGGCCGTCGCATCCCGCATCAAAATACAGAAAATTGGTTTCGCTCGGAACCGGCGTACACCCCAGGGCGATCAAGCCGTTCTTGATCTGTTCCATGCCGCTTTCGTTGACCGCGCGACTCTTCGCCACGTGTTCATCGTCGTCCAAGGCGGCCAACCCGGCCAACTGCGCCAAACTATTGGCGTTGAACGGCGGCCGGACCCGGTTGAGCAAATTGGTGATCTCCGGCGTCGTGATACCATAGCCGATCCGCAGGCCAGCCAAGCCATAGATTTTTGAAAAGGTACGGAGAACGATGGCGTTGCGCCCCTGCCGGACATAGGCCATCGAATCCGGGAAGTCGGCGCTCCGAACGTATTCGAAATAGGCCTCGTCGAAGACGACGATCACGCGTTCCGGCACCCGCGAGAGCAAGCGAGCCACTTCGTCCCGTGTGATCATCGTTCCGGTCGGATTATTCGGATTGCAGAGGAACAACAGTCTGGTGCGTGGGGTGACAGCCTCCGCCATCGCCTCCACATCATGTCGCCAGTGAACCAACGGCACCGTGACCACTGTTCCGTGTGCCGCGGTCACTTCCATCCTATAGATCACGAAGGTCTGAGCCGCCATCACGGCCTCATCACCGGGCGCCAAGAAGGTCCTCGCCAGCAACCCCAGCAACTCATCCGAACCGTTCCCGAGAATCACATGGTCAGGCGTCACCTTCCACCGATCCGCCAAGCCCTGACGCAAGCGGAACGCGCCTCCGTCGGGATAGCGGTGCAATGTCGCCATGCCCTCTTGGAGCACGGCCAAGGCCTTCGGCGAGGGACCGAGCGGATTCTCATTCGAGGCCAGTTTGATCACCCGCTCAAGCCCGAGCTCGCGCTGTAATTCCTCAATGGGCTTCCCCGGCACATAAGGGCTCAACGACAGGATATCGGGATGGACGTGGATGGCCATGGGGTCAACTATGTGCGGGATAGGATCCCAACACCTTCATAAAGAGGCAGCGGCCGGTGATGTCCTCGACCGCCTTCTTCACCCGATCTTCCTCGATGTGACCTTCGATATCGACGAAGAAGATATATTCCCAGGCCTTTCGCCGGGACGGACGGGATTCGATCTTGGTCATGCTGAT
It encodes:
- the aroA gene encoding 3-phosphoshikimate 1-carboxyvinyltransferase encodes the protein MTTLTVKAGPPLRGTITVPGDKSITHRAIILTALAEGTGTIRDYCRGEDCLNTMRALQSLGVKIEETAETLQVHGKGFWGLTEPGGVINCGNSGTGIRLLAGLLAGQDFFTVLTGDASVRRRPMGRIVKPLRDMGATIAGRKGGELAPLAVTGGKLRGITYASPVASAQVKSSLLLAALFARGTTRITEPRLSRDHTERMCRFFGVPLTQEGTTLIMEGRPSVGWAAVPVLTVPGDLSAAAFFIVGASIVPGSDVLFTGIGVNPTRSGILEILTRMGADIQLLRPREEAGEPVADIRVKAAPLRGVTIGPESIPQTIDEFPILFVAAAVADGETIITGAEELRVKESDRIAAMAEELRRMGARITERPDGVMIQGIGRTGENGRLAAARGRSYGDHRVAMSLAIAGLTAEAETTIDDTDCIETSFPDFSGRLSVLRAGSR
- a CDS encoding prephenate dehydrogenase/arogenate dehydrogenase family protein, with amino-acid sequence MALHFSQVAIIGVGLIGGSLGMILRRKGLAGSVVGVGRRVENLKTAVQMGAIDRYVVDPKDGVAEADVVVLATPVDTYERHLSEWALCLKPNAIVTDVGSVKGSLVEQAERVLPQGVRFVGAHPIAGKEKTGVAAGSDRLFTGARCILTPTSRTDQQALEQIKAMWQETGATVLTMDPHLHDQILGAVSHLPHVAAFALMDALVEIRSRVPGLDLAGHSGGGLRDTTRIAASSPEMWRDIFLWNRENIVTFIERYEDALGRLKALIRAGDAAGIEKTLERAKQERERFPAPSAVTPSQ
- the aroF gene encoding 3-deoxy-7-phosphoheptulonate synthase, coding for MIIVLRPDASEREVDHIVDRLRELGLKSQLSTGQERTIIGVIGDDRILQNQPLTALPGVESVLPILAPWKLVSREFKKDGTVIDVGGVKIGGNKLAIMAGPCAVERLELTVGIAHEVKAAGAGILRGGAYKPRTSPYSFQGLGREGLDYLIEARKQTGLPVVSEILDTRDIELFLEKADIIQIGARNMQNFELLKEVGAYDKPVLLKRGLSATIKEFLLSAEYIMSRGNRNVMLCERGIRTFETQYRNTLDLAAIPTLKELSHLPVIVDPSHATGKWNLVAPMSKAAVAAGADGILIEVHSNPECALCDGEESIKPTKFKELMQDMRKIAVAVGREL
- the hisC gene encoding histidinol-phosphate transaminase is translated as MAIHVHPDILSLSPYVPGKPIEELQRELGLERVIKLASNENPLGPSPKALAVLQEGMATLHRYPDGGAFRLRQGLADRWKVTPDHVILGNGSDELLGLLARTFLAPGDEAVMAAQTFVIYRMEVTAAHGTVVTVPLVHWRHDVEAMAEAVTPRTRLLFLCNPNNPTGTMITRDEVARLLSRVPERVIVVFDEAYFEYVRSADFPDSMAYVRQGRNAIVLRTFSKIYGLAGLRIGYGITTPEITNLLNRVRPPFNANSLAQLAGLAALDDDEHVAKSRAVNESGMEQIKNGLIALGCTPVPSETNFLYFDAGCDGRRIFEALLRKGVIVRHIEGRMLRVTVGQAEENQIFLSALARVLKTD